One Halomonas sp. M4R1S46 genomic window carries:
- the acnA gene encoding aconitate hydratase AcnA, which yields MSTSPLSETLQTLVAGGTTYHYHSLAKAAETLGDIGRLPMTLKILLENQLRFADQEGVSRDDMQALVDWQQDAASTREIGYRPARVLMQDFTGVPGVVDLASMRAAVQALGEEPSRINPLSPVDLIIDHSVMVDEFGNASAFKDNVAIEMQRNRERYEFLRWGQQAFDNFRVVPPGTGICHQVNLEYLGKTVWTKEEDGKTLAYPDTLVGTDSHTTMINGLGVLGWGVGGIEAEAAMLGQPVSMLIPEVVGFKLTGKLREGITATDLVLTVTQMLRSRGVVGKFVEFYGDGLADLPLADRATIANMSPEFGATCAFFPVDDETLRYMRLTGRDDDQVALVEAYSKAQGLWREPGHEPIYSDTLALDMNEVEASLAGPKRPQDRVALRDMPAAFAKVMTDDGKTLPSSEDKGRLFSEGGQTAVGVTESYEHHDSQEVSLDGEAFRLDPGAVVIAAITSCTNTSNPSVMMAAGLLARKALAQGLTTKPWVKTSLAPGSKVVTDYLAAGGFQEDLDALGFHLVGYGCTTCIGNSGPLAEPIEQAINDGDMTVASVLSGNRNFEGRIHPLVKTNWLASPPLVVAYALAGNIQKDLARDPLGVDRHGKPVYLKDVWPSQAEIAEAVEKVKTEMFHKEYAEVFEGDETWKALEVPQSQVYQWSADSTYIQHPPFFEGMGRTPEAVEDVRDAHILALLGDSVTTDHISPAGAIKPDSPAGRYLQERGVQPVDFNSYGSRRGNHEVMMRGTFANVRIRNEMLDGVVGGETRHVPSGEQMAIYDAAMQYQAEGTPLVVIAGKEYGTGSSRDWAAKGTRLLGVRAVLAESFERIHRSNLIGMGVVPLQFPEGETRKTLGLTGDERVSVAGLGELTPGGQVEVTIQSARGEKTFEALCRIDTANELEYYRHGGILHYVLRKMIGAA from the coding sequence ATGAGCACCTCGCCCCTATCGGAGACCCTGCAGACCCTCGTGGCCGGCGGGACCACCTACCACTACCACAGCCTGGCGAAGGCCGCCGAGACGCTCGGTGACATCGGCCGCCTGCCGATGACGCTGAAGATCCTGCTGGAGAACCAGCTGCGCTTCGCCGACCAGGAGGGCGTCTCCCGCGACGACATGCAGGCCCTGGTCGACTGGCAGCAGGACGCCGCCTCCACCCGGGAGATCGGCTATCGGCCGGCCCGGGTCCTGATGCAGGACTTCACCGGCGTGCCCGGCGTGGTGGATCTCGCCTCCATGCGGGCCGCCGTCCAGGCTCTCGGCGAGGAGCCCTCGCGGATCAACCCCCTCTCGCCGGTGGACCTGATCATCGACCACTCGGTGATGGTCGACGAGTTCGGTAACGCCAGCGCCTTCAAGGACAACGTCGCCATCGAGATGCAGCGCAACCGGGAGCGCTACGAGTTCCTGCGCTGGGGCCAGCAGGCCTTCGACAACTTCCGCGTGGTACCGCCGGGCACCGGCATCTGCCACCAGGTCAACCTGGAGTACCTGGGCAAGACGGTGTGGACCAAGGAGGAGGACGGCAAGACCCTGGCCTACCCGGACACCCTGGTCGGCACCGATTCCCACACCACCATGATCAACGGCCTGGGCGTGCTGGGCTGGGGCGTGGGCGGCATCGAGGCCGAGGCGGCCATGCTCGGCCAGCCGGTGTCGATGCTGATTCCCGAGGTGGTGGGCTTCAAGCTCACCGGCAAGCTGCGCGAGGGCATCACCGCCACCGACCTGGTGCTGACGGTGACCCAGATGCTGCGCAGCCGAGGCGTGGTGGGCAAGTTCGTCGAGTTCTACGGCGACGGCCTCGCGGACCTGCCCCTGGCCGACCGTGCCACCATCGCCAACATGTCACCGGAGTTCGGCGCCACCTGCGCCTTCTTCCCGGTGGACGACGAGACGCTGCGCTACATGCGCCTGACCGGTCGCGACGACGATCAGGTCGCGCTGGTCGAGGCCTATAGCAAGGCCCAGGGCCTGTGGCGCGAGCCGGGCCACGAACCCATCTACAGCGATACCCTGGCGCTGGACATGAATGAGGTCGAGGCCAGCCTGGCCGGCCCCAAGCGGCCCCAGGACCGGGTCGCCCTGCGCGACATGCCCGCGGCCTTCGCCAAGGTGATGACCGACGACGGCAAGACCCTGCCCTCCTCCGAGGACAAGGGCCGGCTGTTCTCCGAGGGCGGCCAGACCGCCGTGGGGGTCACGGAGAGCTACGAGCACCACGACAGCCAGGAGGTCAGCCTGGACGGCGAGGCCTTCCGCCTCGACCCCGGCGCCGTGGTGATCGCCGCCATCACCTCCTGCACCAACACCTCCAACCCCAGCGTGATGATGGCCGCGGGCCTGCTGGCGCGCAAGGCCCTGGCGCAGGGGCTCACCACCAAGCCCTGGGTGAAGACCTCGCTGGCCCCGGGCTCCAAGGTGGTCACCGACTACCTGGCGGCCGGCGGCTTCCAGGAGGACCTGGACGCCCTGGGCTTCCACCTGGTGGGCTACGGTTGCACCACCTGCATCGGCAATTCCGGCCCGCTGGCCGAGCCCATCGAGCAGGCCATCAACGACGGCGACATGACGGTGGCCTCGGTGCTCTCCGGCAACCGCAACTTCGAGGGCCGCATCCACCCGCTGGTCAAGACCAACTGGCTGGCCTCGCCGCCCCTGGTGGTGGCCTATGCCCTGGCCGGCAACATCCAGAAGGATCTCGCCCGGGATCCGCTGGGGGTCGACCGCCACGGCAAGCCCGTCTACCTCAAGGACGTCTGGCCCTCCCAGGCCGAGATCGCCGAGGCGGTCGAGAAGGTCAAGACCGAGATGTTCCACAAGGAGTACGCCGAGGTCTTCGAGGGTGACGAGACCTGGAAGGCGCTCGAGGTGCCCCAGAGCCAGGTCTACCAGTGGTCCGCGGACTCCACCTATATCCAGCACCCGCCCTTCTTCGAGGGCATGGGCCGGACGCCCGAGGCGGTGGAGGACGTACGGGACGCCCATATCCTGGCCCTGCTCGGCGACTCGGTGACCACCGACCATATCTCGCCGGCCGGCGCCATCAAGCCCGACAGCCCCGCCGGGCGCTACCTGCAGGAGCGCGGCGTCCAGCCGGTGGACTTCAACTCCTACGGCTCGCGGCGCGGCAACCACGAGGTGATGATGCGCGGCACCTTCGCCAACGTGCGCATCAGAAACGAGATGCTCGACGGCGTGGTCGGCGGCGAGACCCGCCACGTGCCCTCCGGCGAACAGATGGCCATCTACGATGCCGCCATGCAGTACCAGGCGGAAGGCACGCCCCTGGTGGTGATCGCCGGCAAGGAGTACGGCACCGGCTCCTCCCGCGACTGGGCCGCCAAGGGCACCCGGCTGCTCGGCGTGCGCGCCGTGCTCGCCGAGTCCTTCGAGCGCATCCATCGCTCCAACCTGATCGGCATGGGCGTGGTGCCACTGCAGTTCCCCGAGGGCGAGACCCGCAAGACCCTGGGCCTGACCGGCGACGAGCGGGTCTCGGTGGCGGGGCTCGGCGAGCTGACCCCGGGCGGCCAGGTCGAGGTGACCATCCAGAGCGCGAGAGGCGAGAAGACGTTCGAGGCGCTGTGCCGCATCGATACTGCCAACGAGCTGGAGTACTACCGCCACGGCGGCATCCTGCACTATGTGCTGCGCAAGATGATCGGCGCGGCCTGA
- a CDS encoding YdhR family protein has protein sequence MANILYVRIKSDLERSEFERRLLERRPRFQEVPGLLQKVYGRDPETGDVCGIYFFDSAESLSQFKDSDLAKSIPQAYEAVDVRREVYDVLYSLRPERGPLDDETL, from the coding sequence ATGGCCAATATCCTATATGTACGTATCAAGTCCGACCTGGAGCGCAGTGAGTTTGAACGACGACTCCTTGAGAGACGCCCTCGTTTTCAGGAGGTGCCAGGACTTCTTCAGAAAGTGTATGGACGGGATCCAGAGACAGGAGATGTATGCGGAATCTATTTCTTCGACAGCGCCGAGTCACTCTCACAATTCAAGGACTCCGATCTTGCCAAAAGCATTCCTCAGGCCTACGAGGCAGTCGATGTCCGCAGGGAGGTCTATGACGTTCTATATTCGTTGAGGCCTGAGCGCGGGCCCTTGGATGACGAGACACTGTAA
- a CDS encoding exonuclease domain-containing protein: MRQVAIAIETTGDDPKDGHRIVEIGCVELVNERITGRHYHAYINPERTIDESAIQRHGIVDEFLVGKPVFSDILNAFLDFVGYDEVVTYDAGFFLSFIHHEISLSNVANKNNDGLNNDIVDILLVGNERHPKQNNSLRELCQRYYVKTSKNEHAGALFRAELIADLLLALISESTKKITSDLTRYEEGENLVVVETFPEFDEAIDGISKTALCRGVSNHEYPLLPSLFRHVDVESADVREHNLMWVFKTHAKPYLSSNPENEIEWLTIAQHHGLPTRLLDWSLSLTDPQEIGNKIRRI, from the coding sequence TTGAGACAGGTTGCCATTGCTATAGAAACAACTGGTGATGACCCGAAAGACGGGCACAGAATCGTTGAGATAGGATGTGTTGAACTCGTTAACGAACGGATAACAGGTCGACATTACCATGCATACATAAATCCAGAACGCACTATAGATGAATCTGCCATTCAAAGGCATGGTATAGTTGACGAGTTTCTAGTAGGGAAGCCAGTTTTTTCCGATATTTTAAATGCATTCCTTGATTTCGTCGGATATGACGAGGTGGTCACATATGACGCAGGTTTTTTTCTTTCGTTTATTCATCATGAGATCTCGTTGTCTAACGTTGCTAATAAAAATAATGATGGTTTAAACAATGACATTGTAGACATTCTTCTTGTTGGAAACGAAAGGCATCCAAAGCAAAATAATAGCTTGCGAGAACTCTGCCAAAGATATTACGTGAAAACCTCTAAAAATGAGCATGCTGGAGCATTATTTAGGGCTGAGTTGATCGCAGATCTATTGCTTGCTCTCATAAGTGAAAGCACTAAGAAGATAACGTCAGACCTTACGCGATATGAAGAAGGTGAAAATCTCGTTGTTGTAGAAACATTCCCAGAATTCGATGAAGCAATTGACGGCATTAGCAAGACGGCTTTATGTAGAGGCGTTTCTAATCATGAGTATCCTCTGCTTCCCTCTCTTTTCCGGCATGTAGATGTTGAATCGGCAGATGTTCGCGAACATAATCTGATGTGGGTTTTTAAAACTCATGCAAAACCATATCTAAGCAGTAACCCAGAGAATGAAATCGAGTGGCTCACGATTGCTCAGCATCACGGCCTTCCTACAAGGTTGTTAGATTGGAGTCTAAGCCTGACGGATCCCCAGGAAATAGGCAACAAAATCAGAAGGATATAA
- a CDS encoding tripartite tricarboxylate transporter permease: protein MLDILLSSLGQLFTLSHLLFMVLGVLVGLVVGIIPGLGGIAGMSLLLPFLYGMEPTVALGMLMGLVAVIPTGDTFASVLLGIPGSSASQATVIDGFSLAKRGQAARALSSAFLSSMIGGLIGAVILTGFILIARPLVLSFSSSELFMLTLLGLSMVAVLSGRDLFKGLAACGLGLLVGAIGMAPATGEFRMNFGLDYLYDGLPLVVVGLGIFALPEIVDLLVKRGAIAEEPCKLGEGWRQGIRDVREQRGLVARCAAIGSLIGTIPGLAGSVVDWLTYGHAVQSAKDKSEFGKGDIRGVIAPESANNACACGAMVPTLLFGVPGSGTAAVFLGGLLLLGLQPGVGMIETHLDLTYTIIWSLALANILGAALCLVLARPVASLTRVPFATLAPLITVLIMFAAFQATRSTGDLLALGAVGILGVLFKQANWSRPAFLIGFVLAPGAEGYFYQAVQFQGTDAFMRPGVLIIGALILAALFIPLLRSLWIKRRQASSVGAASAARSEPPTLGVIDVVLFAALLGTAIVAWIDVADLTLIGGIMPRLAIAILAVSCLMEIARCLMHRPQWQHQAIGLQGLWLLGFFALVGAMLLLGFITAATLFCFVFLLTIARLKPWVAAVMALGVTAFLVGMAEFLTLTYPSGLIDPWLFG, encoded by the coding sequence ATGCTCGATATCCTTCTCTCCAGCCTGGGACAGCTCTTTACCCTGTCCCATCTGCTCTTCATGGTGCTGGGCGTGCTGGTCGGCCTCGTGGTCGGCATTATCCCCGGCCTCGGGGGCATCGCCGGCATGTCGCTGCTGTTGCCCTTCCTCTACGGCATGGAACCGACCGTGGCCCTTGGCATGCTGATGGGCCTGGTCGCCGTGATTCCCACCGGCGATACCTTTGCCTCCGTGCTGTTGGGCATTCCCGGCTCCAGCGCTTCCCAGGCGACCGTCATCGATGGCTTCTCGCTGGCCAAGCGGGGCCAGGCGGCACGCGCGCTGTCCAGCGCCTTCCTGTCCTCGATGATCGGGGGCCTCATCGGTGCCGTCATACTCACCGGCTTCATCCTGATCGCGCGTCCCCTGGTACTGTCGTTCTCTTCCTCCGAGCTATTCATGCTGACCCTGCTCGGCCTGTCGATGGTGGCCGTGCTCTCCGGGCGCGATCTCTTCAAGGGGCTGGCCGCCTGTGGCCTGGGCCTGCTGGTGGGCGCCATCGGCATGGCGCCGGCCACAGGCGAATTCCGCATGAATTTCGGGCTCGACTATCTCTACGATGGCTTGCCGTTGGTGGTGGTGGGGCTCGGGATCTTCGCACTCCCTGAGATTGTCGATCTGCTGGTCAAGCGTGGTGCCATCGCCGAAGAGCCGTGCAAACTCGGCGAAGGCTGGCGGCAAGGCATCCGCGATGTCCGTGAGCAACGTGGTCTCGTGGCGCGCTGCGCTGCTATCGGCAGCCTGATCGGCACCATCCCTGGCCTGGCCGGCTCGGTGGTCGACTGGCTCACCTATGGCCATGCGGTGCAAAGCGCCAAGGACAAATCCGAATTTGGCAAGGGGGATATCCGCGGGGTGATCGCCCCCGAATCCGCCAACAATGCCTGTGCCTGCGGCGCAATGGTCCCGACCCTGTTGTTCGGCGTGCCCGGCTCGGGTACGGCCGCCGTCTTCTTGGGTGGACTGTTGTTGCTCGGGTTGCAGCCCGGCGTCGGCATGATCGAGACTCACCTCGACCTGACCTATACCATCATCTGGTCGCTGGCTCTGGCCAATATCCTGGGGGCCGCGCTATGCCTGGTGCTGGCTCGCCCCGTGGCCAGCCTGACCCGGGTCCCCTTCGCCACGCTGGCCCCCTTGATCACGGTGCTGATCATGTTCGCCGCTTTCCAGGCCACGCGTTCCACGGGTGACCTGCTTGCTCTGGGGGCGGTCGGCATCTTGGGGGTCTTGTTCAAGCAGGCGAATTGGTCGCGCCCTGCCTTCCTGATCGGTTTCGTACTGGCTCCGGGAGCGGAGGGATACTTCTACCAGGCAGTGCAATTCCAGGGCACGGACGCCTTCATGCGTCCCGGCGTGTTGATCATCGGTGCCCTGATCCTGGCGGCTCTCTTCATTCCCCTGCTGCGCTCATTGTGGATCAAGCGTCGCCAGGCCTCCTCAGTCGGCGCGGCATCCGCGGCCCGCTCCGAACCTCCCACCCTGGGCGTCATCGACGTGGTGCTCTTCGCCGCCCTACTGGGTACGGCTATCGTTGCTTGGATCGATGTGGCCGACCTGACCTTGATCGGCGGTATCATGCCCCGACTGGCCATCGCGATCCTCGCCGTTTCCTGTCTGATGGAGATCGCCCGTTGCCTGATGCACCGTCCCCAGTGGCAACATCAGGCCATCGGTCTGCAGGGCCTCTGGCTGTTGGGTTTCTTCGCGCTGGTGGGCGCCATGTTGCTACTGGGTTTCATCACCGCGGCGACGCTGTTCTGCTTCGTTTTCCTGCTGACCATTGCGCGACTCAAGCCTTGGGTGGCAGCTGTCATGGCGCTTGGGGTCACGGCCTTTCTGGTGGGCATGGCCGAGTTCCTGACCTTGACCTACCCGAGCGGATTGATCGATCCCTGGCTGTTCGGCTGA
- a CDS encoding IS4 family transposase, producing MQAPRFLHTLLTSSLPSIHAKRLQALLDMVGALLGERRLGLAALGRALPGPVATKHTIKRVDRLLGNPHLHQERPLFYWLVATLLIGHTTRPLILVDWSPIDDRGQQFLLRAAVPFAGRSLPIFEKVHHKDGCQHCEAYLLAALAEILPAKATPILVTDAGFRNPWFKAVEARGWYYVGRVRSPTRCQVSGDAWRPVTALFQQASAVPQALGSVQIAESNPLTTRMVLYHRPPKGRRHRNKRGQVSQGGHSRAMAQRQKEPWVLVSNLPERSSLADKLVAIYRQRMQIEEGFRDIKSPLFGLGFGMHQSRQGKRIEILLLIAMLANVVVMVAGLHVRDSGQQRRYQSNSIRHRNVLSVWRLGLEWLRRHRAGAAPWPSWKTLRASLWEEVRGQALCDG from the coding sequence ATGCAGGCCCCTCGATTCTTGCATACTCTGCTGACGTCATCACTCCCCTCGATCCATGCCAAACGCCTGCAGGCACTACTCGACATGGTGGGGGCCCTGCTGGGGGAGCGCCGCCTGGGCTTGGCCGCCCTGGGGCGTGCCTTGCCGGGACCGGTGGCGACCAAACACACCATCAAGCGGGTCGATCGGTTGCTGGGCAACCCTCATCTGCATCAGGAGCGGCCGCTGTTCTATTGGCTCGTGGCCACCCTGCTGATCGGCCACACGACGCGCCCGCTGATTCTGGTGGACTGGTCACCGATCGATGATCGCGGCCAACAGTTTCTGCTACGCGCGGCGGTGCCGTTCGCCGGGCGGTCATTGCCGATATTCGAAAAGGTCCACCACAAGGATGGCTGCCAACACTGTGAAGCGTACTTGCTCGCGGCCTTGGCCGAGATCCTGCCGGCCAAGGCAACGCCGATCCTGGTCACCGATGCGGGCTTTCGCAATCCTTGGTTCAAGGCGGTCGAGGCGCGTGGTTGGTACTACGTTGGCCGGGTTCGCAGCCCCACTCGCTGCCAGGTGTCTGGCGACGCGTGGCGGCCAGTGACCGCCTTGTTTCAACAAGCGAGCGCGGTACCGCAAGCGCTGGGTTCCGTCCAGATCGCCGAGAGCAACCCGCTGACCACCCGCATGGTGCTTTATCATCGGCCGCCGAAGGGGCGCAGACATCGCAATAAGCGAGGTCAGGTCTCCCAGGGCGGCCACAGTCGGGCGATGGCCCAGCGCCAGAAGGAGCCCTGGGTGCTGGTCAGCAACCTGCCGGAGCGCTCCTCGCTGGCGGATAAGCTGGTCGCTATCTACCGTCAGCGCATGCAGATTGAAGAAGGCTTCCGTGACATCAAGAGCCCCTTGTTTGGCCTGGGCTTCGGCATGCACCAATCTCGCCAGGGCAAACGCATCGAGATCCTGCTGCTGATCGCGATGCTGGCCAATGTCGTCGTGATGGTGGCCGGCCTGCATGTCCGTGACAGCGGTCAACAGCGGCGCTACCAGAGCAATAGCATCCGGCACCGGAACGTGCTCTCCGTGTGGCGGTTGGGACTGGAATGGCTGCGGCGTCATCGTGCCGGTGCGGCTCCTTGGCCCTCCTGGAAAACACTTCGAGCAAGCCTTTGGGAGGAGGTCAGGGGGCAGGCCTTATGCGACGGATAG
- a CDS encoding tyrosine-type recombinase/integrase: MPGLHRPEPTCRLFIQHRAHAAHALDHPIHPTVEVHIMTTSTNAAREPWNKGKLVGHKTPLRLKDIWAIRVRLQLAEKIRDLALFELAIDSKLRACDLVTLRVRDVAHGDHVSSRAIIMQRKTHRPVQFEITEQTRDALDTWIRRAQLRNEDYLFPSRLSRLDHLSTRQYARTVKDWVASIGLDPSAYGTHTLRRKKASLIYRRTKNLRAVQLLLGHTKLESTVRYLGIEVDDALEMAEQTEV; the protein is encoded by the coding sequence ATGCCTGGCTTGCATAGACCGGAGCCTACATGCCGACTTTTCATACAACACAGAGCCCACGCGGCGCATGCGCTGGACCATCCTATACATCCAACAGTGGAGGTCCATATCATGACGACTTCAACAAACGCTGCTCGGGAGCCCTGGAACAAAGGCAAGCTGGTTGGTCACAAAACACCTCTTCGCCTCAAGGACATCTGGGCCATTCGGGTCAGGCTGCAGCTTGCGGAGAAGATACGTGATCTAGCGCTATTTGAGTTGGCAATCGATAGCAAACTGCGAGCCTGTGACTTGGTCACATTGCGTGTCCGGGACGTAGCTCATGGTGATCATGTATCATCAAGAGCCATCATAATGCAGAGGAAGACACATAGACCAGTACAGTTCGAGATAACCGAACAGACTCGCGATGCCTTAGATACATGGATTAGGCGTGCTCAACTCCGAAACGAAGACTACTTATTTCCAAGCCGCCTGAGTAGGTTAGATCACCTATCTACACGACAATACGCGCGGACTGTAAAAGACTGGGTAGCTTCTATCGGTCTGGACCCATCAGCCTATGGCACGCACACGCTCAGAAGAAAAAAGGCATCCCTAATCTACCGTCGCACAAAGAACCTAAGGGCTGTACAGCTGCTATTGGGTCATACAAAGCTAGAGAGCACTGTCCGATATCTTGGCATTGAGGTAGATGATGCATTAGAAATGGCCGAGCAGACGGAGGTATAG
- a CDS encoding putative bifunctional diguanylate cyclase/phosphodiesterase: MQGLLSGIAVGQAEPELQGTVVFAGSATYPPFQWLDHQGQTKGFVIDLQESMSQRGGVDVEHRLMEWESALNAIDTGAADAVALFASEARSQRFDFTEPFYYLSHGIFSHAEGERFGSLAELEGHRVAVVVGSYAAERLAEKHKGVHLIPVNTEHACVVAVQAREAEACVEATHTSRRHAAELDVHQTSAPFWPQPYVFGVRKGNAELLAWLNHQLAMIQTDGTYYDIYQRWLPELEWQKPSLTDRLRTFVWVVTPLFLLALIGLSFSWYLKRQVSHRTRRLSVELEARSQLEAELRYQAGHDTLTGLPNHTAFIDGLERRLRDERDWVPTVILLRLLNLEQLTSILGYRLGHELLLQGFSHHLEKLNFAQVSHFGSGVFAILCQHGMPHEDIAELMSESFEIDTIQIDAQVVMGISESRTTDDEMSPREAEELVRRAMTAFSSAARTDKSWCVYSPQLEPNPDDLILLRDFRRHGTRDMFLLYQPKLDLASGHIREAEALIRWHHPQLGVVSPGHFIPLLEETGLITQVTHWVIEEAVREIKHCRTYDAAFSVSVNISPRDLMEGGTLVDFIEGRAPPRPPHSLCLEITETGVISDQDYVQEVIAELHAANIRCAVDDFGTGYASLSYLSKFSVDEVKLDRSFISNMLENERHHAIVASTIALAHKLGLKVTAEGVEDMVTLQALADMGCDTAQGYVISRPITETELYRLMGRRLFNKTLQFADT; encoded by the coding sequence ATGCAGGGACTCCTCTCGGGCATTGCCGTTGGGCAGGCCGAACCCGAACTGCAAGGCACGGTAGTCTTCGCCGGCTCCGCGACCTACCCCCCGTTCCAGTGGCTCGACCATCAGGGTCAAACGAAGGGATTCGTCATCGACTTACAGGAAAGCATGTCGCAGCGTGGCGGTGTTGACGTCGAGCATCGGTTGATGGAATGGGAAAGCGCCTTGAATGCCATCGATACCGGCGCAGCTGACGCCGTCGCGCTCTTCGCCTCGGAAGCGCGTAGCCAACGCTTCGACTTTACGGAGCCTTTCTATTATCTGTCCCACGGCATTTTTTCCCATGCCGAGGGTGAGCGTTTCGGCAGCCTGGCGGAGCTGGAGGGACACCGGGTCGCCGTGGTGGTCGGGAGCTATGCTGCAGAGCGCCTCGCTGAGAAGCACAAGGGGGTGCACCTGATCCCGGTCAACACCGAACACGCCTGCGTGGTGGCGGTGCAGGCGCGGGAGGCGGAGGCCTGTGTGGAAGCCACCCATACCTCACGGCGCCACGCAGCCGAGCTGGACGTGCACCAGACGAGCGCGCCCTTCTGGCCTCAGCCTTATGTCTTCGGTGTCCGCAAGGGCAACGCCGAGCTGCTGGCCTGGTTGAACCATCAGCTGGCCATGATCCAGACAGATGGCACTTACTATGATATTTATCAACGCTGGCTACCCGAGCTGGAGTGGCAGAAGCCGAGTCTCACCGACAGACTGCGCACCTTCGTCTGGGTGGTAACGCCTCTCTTCTTGCTTGCCCTTATCGGCCTTTCCTTTTCCTGGTATCTGAAACGCCAAGTGTCCCACCGTACCCGCCGACTGTCGGTAGAGCTGGAGGCCCGAAGCCAGCTCGAGGCGGAGCTTCGCTATCAGGCGGGACATGACACTCTCACAGGGCTGCCCAACCATACGGCCTTCATTGATGGCCTGGAACGACGCCTCCGGGACGAGCGTGACTGGGTTCCGACGGTCATCCTGCTACGCCTGCTGAACCTTGAGCAACTGACCAGCATCCTTGGCTATCGCTTAGGTCATGAGTTGCTACTACAAGGTTTTTCTCATCACTTGGAAAAGTTGAACTTCGCGCAAGTCAGTCACTTTGGCTCGGGCGTCTTCGCCATCCTATGCCAGCATGGCATGCCTCACGAGGACATCGCCGAGCTCATGAGCGAGTCGTTCGAGATCGATACGATTCAAATCGATGCACAGGTCGTGATGGGGATCAGTGAAAGCCGGACCACCGATGACGAAATGAGCCCGCGTGAGGCAGAGGAGCTGGTTCGCCGTGCTATGACGGCCTTCTCGTCGGCGGCGAGGACCGACAAGTCATGGTGTGTCTATAGCCCTCAGCTGGAGCCCAACCCCGACGACTTGATTTTGCTGCGAGACTTTCGACGCCATGGCACCCGTGACATGTTCTTGCTTTATCAGCCCAAGCTGGACCTGGCAAGTGGGCATATCCGGGAGGCAGAAGCGCTGATCCGCTGGCATCATCCTCAACTAGGGGTGGTGTCCCCGGGGCACTTCATTCCCCTGCTAGAGGAGACCGGCCTGATTACGCAGGTCACCCACTGGGTCATCGAGGAGGCGGTCCGGGAGATCAAGCATTGTCGCACCTACGATGCCGCATTCAGCGTCAGCGTCAATATTTCCCCTCGAGACCTGATGGAGGGGGGCACTCTGGTGGACTTTATCGAGGGGCGAGCGCCCCCCAGGCCCCCGCACAGCCTCTGCCTTGAGATCACCGAGACCGGTGTCATCAGCGACCAGGACTATGTCCAGGAGGTCATCGCCGAACTCCATGCGGCCAACATCCGTTGCGCCGTGGATGACTTCGGCACGGGTTACGCGTCCTTGTCCTACCTGAGCAAATTTTCCGTGGATGAAGTGAAGCTCGATCGTAGTTTCATCAGCAACATGCTGGAGAACGAGCGGCATCATGCCATCGTTGCTTCCACGATCGCCCTTGCCCACAAGCTGGGTCTCAAGGTCACGGCGGAAGGCGTGGAAGACATGGTTACCCTTCAGGCTCTGGCCGATATGGGGTGTGATACCGCTCAAGGCTATGTGATCTCTAGACCAATTACGGAAACGGAGCTCTACCGGCTTATGGGCCGTCGCCTCTTCAACAAAACCCTGCAATTCGCTGATACGTAG